In Meriones unguiculatus strain TT.TT164.6M chromosome 17, Bangor_MerUng_6.1, whole genome shotgun sequence, a single window of DNA contains:
- the Actl9 gene encoding actin-like protein 9: MDVNGRPKPQPSPETPGPPALNSSTLLVNKSPQHASLNIAGDRHPQKTGAVVIDMGTGTCKVGFAGQSQPTYTVATILGFQAKKQATKGQSELETFIGEAARSRPELRLVKPIRNGIVVDWEAAELIWRHILEHDLRVATQDHPLLFSDPPFSPATNREKLVEVVFESLHSPAIYVAYQSVLSVYAHGRVNGLVVDTGHGVSYTVPVVQGYNLPHAIQRLDLAGNHLTAFLAEMLLGSGFSLRQEDLDMVENIKHSYCYVASDFQKEQARLDQECKQTLKLPDGRTVTLGKELFQCPELLFHPPEIPGLSPMGLPAMAKQSLLKVPPELRTHVAQNVLLCGGSSLFTGLESRFKAELLRSLSPEDHVAVTAQPNRNLSVWVGGSILASLHAFQSCWVLREQYEERGPQVVYRKCY; encoded by the coding sequence ATGGATGTCAATGGACGCCCAAAGCCCCAGCCCTCCCCAGAGACTCCTGGGCCTCCTGCCCTGAACTCTAGCACACTCCTCGTGAACAAGAGTCCACAGCACGCTTCCCTCAATATAGCAGGTGACAGACACCCCCAAAAAACAGGTGCTGTGGTTATTGACATGGGCACAGGTACCTGTAAGGTGGGCTTTGCGGGCCAATCCCAACCTACCTACACGGTGGCCACCATCCTGGGTTTCCAGGCCAAGAAACAGGCTACCAAAGGCCAATCAGAGCTGGAAACTTTTATTGGGGAGGCAGCCCGCTCCCGCCCAGAGCTAAGGTTGGTGAAGCCTATTCGCAATGGTATTGTGGTTGACTGGGAAGCTGCCGAATTAATATGGCGGCACATCCTGGAACATGACCTCCGAGTGGCCACCCAGGACCACCCTCTGCTGTTTTCAGATCCACCCTTCAGCCCTGCCACCAACCGAGAGAAGCTGGTAGAAGTGGTTTTCGAGTCTCTGCATTCCCCGGCCATATATGTGGCGTATCAATCCGTATTGTCAGTCTATGCCCACGGACGTGTTAATGGACTTGTTGTGGACACTGGCCATGGAGTCAGCTATACAGTGCCAGTTGTTCAGGGCTACAACCTACCACATGCCATCCAACGCTTGGACCTGGCCGGCAACCATCTAACTGCCTTCCTAGCAGAGATGCTGCTGGGCTCTGGCTTCTCATTGCGACAGGAGGACCTGGACATGGTGGAGAACATCAAACATAGTTACTGCTATGTGGCCTCAGATTTCCAAAAAGAACAGGCCCGTCTGGATCAGGAGTGCAAGCAGACCCTAAAGCTGCCCGATGGACGAACCGTCACCCTGGGGAAGGAATTATTTCAGTGCCCAGAGCTCCTGTTCCATCCTCCAGAGATTCCAGGACTATCGCCCATGGGCCTCCCAGCCATGGCTAAACAGAGCCTCCTCAAGGTGCCTCCAGAGCTGCGGACCCACGTGGCCCAGAACGTACTCCTGTGTGGAGGCTCTTCACTCTTCACAGGCCTGGAGAGTCGCTTCAAGGCAGAGCTACTTCGCTCTCTGTCCCCTGAGGACCACGTGGCGGTGACGGCACAACCCAACAGGAACCTCTCCGTGTGGGTTGGGGGTTCCATTCTGGCCTCATTGCATGCTTTCCAGTCCTGCTGGGTCCTCCGGGAACAGTATGAAGAAAGGGGACCCCAGGTCGTATACCGAAAATGCTACTAA